The genomic DNA TCGAGGAACAATGACTGTGATACTTTCCACAGACACCATAGCATTCGTGAATGCGACATCACAACTCACTTGCAATGTCATTagtcctttttcttcgtcAAAATTTCTGTATGGATCATGAAGAGGGTCATTCAGATGTTGTTTGAATGAATCAGGCAGAAGGTCGTCCGTTATCAAGTCCTATGACAGCCGGTGTCCAGCAGCATGGGAATATTTTCCAGTTCACACGCTGGGTCGGTGTTAATGTCATCCACACCTCGCAGGGTGAGGGTTCCCCTCATTCGGGGAAGGTGGCCTTCCGCCAACTCTGAGCGAATGGTCACATACGGTTCTCAAAACGGTTCTTTGGCTACGTCGCGGGCCATCTTTCCGAGTCCTTCGCGGCCCTCCTCGTTCAGAGTCGATGGTTTAGCTCGCACCTCCAACAGTGATATGTTGCTCCTAATTGACAGCTGGCAATGGTCTCAGGGGGTTCCTTGTTCAGCTGGAGTGTCATTCGTTACAACTCTCTTCTATTCCCCGTCCCAGGAGGCTTTAAAATATCGGTTCGTCCGTCTTTGAGAGACTCATACGCTGCACAAACCCGTTGCCCCAGGTGGTGTGAGCGGGTAACCTAATCAACAATTGTTCATCCTTTTCCCTCATGAAACGTGCTAGCTGACGAAAAAGATCGGAAGGGCGGAGCGTTCTCTCTTCGTCGAGTCGGTTCATTTCACTGGGATAATATCAATACAAGCTGGAACTGGAGGTATCGGCTATCTGACCTATCTTTATCAACATCTGGCTGAGCACGGTGGGAAACGGCCTGTTGTCTTTCAATGGTAGGGCCCGGTTGCTGTGACGGAGAGTGTTTGAGTTGAGGACTGTCTTCTTGAGGGCCTTGCTATGATGATAAATTGTCCTGTTGCTGTGGAGCGTGGTTGTGTTGACAACTGTCTTGCTGCGTTGTGCTACGAAGCAGGAGTCTTGTTGTTGGCCGTCGCCGTCACGCCCATTCTGGTCTTCGTTCTCCCTGTCGCGATGTCCGGTCGACGTACCGGCCTGCGAAGTACGACCCTTGCGTAAACGCTTCCACCATTTGCCTTTTTCACATTTCACTTTTCGTCATGATGATTGGTGTTGGGTGGAAAGCTTGGCGTTCGTTTGCGGAAGTCTAGCGTCGATGTCATGTCGATGCGGCGGTAGGGAACGGCAGTGCTTACTAAGAAACAAAATAAATGTAGTCAACTAGTTAGGTTAACTAGTAAAGTTAATAATGCGCTGTATGGACATGTCTATAAACCGAGGACCTCAACGTAATCAAACACTCGAAAACAAGACCCCGCGATCCTCTAACAACTCCCCAACAGACCGTTCACCCAACTCAGGAACAAGCCTAACCAGAACTGTCTCAATAATCGAATACACAAGATGCTTATTACAGTACTCATCTTCCAGCAGATCAAGCAGTTCGTTCTCAATGGCCGCAATGAGGATCGTTTCTTCTTTGTCAGATCCACCAACGGTTGGCTCTGACTTTTGTCGCTTCTGCGAGTCATTCGTAGTGCCATTGTGCCCACTATAACCGTTATTATAGCCGTGGCCGTTGAGTTGATCGTTATTATCGATCGAGATGGTATGGCGGTTGTTATTATTACTACTATTGTGTGCAGCACCAAATAATCGCCGCGTAACTGGCTGCGGAATCAATGCCAAGATGCTGACCGCACAATGTCGCCTGATAGCAGCGATTTCCAGTACTGATGGGCCAGTGTTCTCGGCCGACGACGTATTCGCATTCCCTTTGTTAGTAATGTTGGTATTGCCGCCCTCCGCTGCAGATGACGTAGGGGGATGCATTGATAACGGGGTCTGAACTGCTCGACCAGGCTCCGCTCCCTGCGGCGCAGGAACATTTACTGGAAAAAGCGCCGTCCTCGACGCGAGAAGCAGACGGGGCAACAGAGCGGGGGTCAACACATAGTCCTGAATGGTCTCATACAGGAACCTAGTGCGAATTGGTAGGATTagcaagcaaagaaaaaaaattattgAATAGTAAATCAACGGCGAAAATGAACAGCGCCAATGAAGACGGTGTGGTAAATCGATCGAGAGCGGTACTTTAGCCCAGGAGGTGGAGACGGCGAGGGCGGCTCGACATGCATCTTTCTGACTCGAGCATGAGCGAAAAAGATTTTTGCGAGCACGGAGCTAATGAGATCTGCTTGGCCAGACCTCCACGAGCTTTAAGCCAATCATAACGGCGAGAGTAGATGCTCCAATAACTGGAGATGACAAAATCCAGGCGGATCGACCGCATTGTTTGTCATGTATGGCCCGGGAATTCTTTGGCTAGAAGAGGCAGGGCGATAGCGAGGATAAGAAGCATCAATAGTAGTGGTGCATATAGCCGAAGACGGTTTAGTGAGCCTTGACGGGGCTTCAGGCCAGACCGGAATTCCAAAAAGCCCTGTACGGCAGGAATTTCGCTGATTGGCTGGTTCGTGCGAAAAGGCCATTTTCGGCCCTATCACGGCGAAAAATTTTGCAAGTCGCATGGCCGTTTGCCCGCTGATGCGTGGGTGATCGTCGCCAGTCATTTTATGTATCATCCTGGCCTGTGCTGACCGTATGGATGTCTGTGTGTAAATGTGGCAGGGTTGAGAAAGAGAGGGATTTTTCATTCGTCTTTGTGTGTGGATTTTGGGCATCCCATTGTGCGCCAATGGAAGCCCTGAAGACCAGGAAGCGAGATTTGCCCAAGGGAACCTGGAGAAAGAGACGGCAAGGGCCGGTCCAGGTCAGGTATGACCGCATTATCCACAGACAAAAAGAGCGACAATCGGGGAAAGGTTGGAGAAAGTCGAAATGGGTTGATTGACAGGGGCCCCGTCTTTGTGCTCAAACTGGAGTTCGGTCTGTCCGACACAATCGgggagcagaaaagacaatGACGGAAAGCCCGAACGGTAATTACTGGTATCGTTACCAGTAAGTTATTAACCATACGGGTACCGTATCATAACAGTACGCGCCGGTCACAAACGGTATGGCCAATGAGCGTGCTCACATCCCTGACGCCCAGGATGAACCGTGCAGTCATGGTCAGATCAAGTGACCGACGCCATATGCGAGCAATGCAGCCATCTCCTGCAGCCGTCTGGGATGTCTTCTTGCTTGGAGGAGACAAAGGGCGTACTTGACAGCGCCGTGTAGATCATGGGTTCGGATGACGAACCGTACCGCTGCTCCACCGCCGGGTGAGGGGAATGAAAGAATGAAAGGGAGACAGAGAACAGGCAGTGGTTGGCTGAGAAGGGCTAGACAAAATTCGGAAGGTCACTAGGGCAAAAATAGTACTCACCTATCAAGGACACTGTCAGCATCTCCTAATCTCCCTGGACCCGCCAGTACCAGATGTTGAAAGAGCGCCAAAAGTCCTCCCAACCATGGCATTCGTTGGGGCACTGCCAATAGCTCCGACACCATGCTAAACAGCCGAAAGTCCAGTACCGGACGCTGATTGACTGGACTAGCAGTCGCGCTTGGAGTATAGGCCTTCTTTATTCGCGAAGTAGTGGATTGAGGTCGTGATGCAACGCGAAATAACCCCGTCGCAATAAAACGTAGAGCAAGAAAAGTTACGTAGACGTATTGAAGGACACTCCAGATCCACACGGAGATTCGAGATTGAGAAATGTATGACAAATCGCGGTCTTCTTCCTCAGTCGAGAGTAAGCCGAATTTCCTCAATCGGTCCTCTGGCTGTCCCTGGGCTTTGTTCTTGTCGTCATGGCGCGGCTTCTGCTGACTGACTTCGACAAGTTTTGCAATTGTCTCCCACAAGAACCATCTCTCGCATATTCTTCCACTCACTTCTTTTCCCAAGATGAGATCCGCCAGAATGTCACCTAGCAAGGTGCGCAGACAGCTGTTTTCAAGGTCTTCCGtgggaagaagaacagcCAGCGTCCCGTACACCAGTAACTGTCGGTATGATGCTTCATTTTCATGTTGCTCAGCAATACTCTGGGGATGAGCAGGATCCGGAATGGGCGAGAGACCCGGATGTGGGTTCAATGCATGATATATCGTGCGAGTCGATGTTGGCAATCCAGAGGGGGTCGATTGTTGTTTAGCCAGCCGGTATGCTGTAGGTTTTGAACGCAATTAGTATTCTTTTCAATGATACAAAATAGACCGAGCAACCAGTTAACAAAGAAATGTTATCATTACAGGTTATATGTGCTTCGACAAGAGCAGGAATCTCATCCAGAACCAGCTGGGAAACATCAGTTTGTCGCAACCGTTGCTCGAGCGCACGCGTACAATGCGCAATGACCTGGAGAAGCTCATTGACGAAGATCTGATCGGACGTTATCTTCGTATACCACGAATAAATGAATTCCTTGACAATGATAGCGATAATGGCGTAGAGCTGATGGTCTACATCGTTGGAGCTCGTGAGGGGAGGTAAAAGCTCCTCCAAGGAGGAAGAGCTGTTCGCCTGGGGGCAAAGAACACGACGTATAAGTTTTGTGATTGTTTTGTCGTTGATCTTGTCTAAATTATCATCGCGAATAGAATTATACTTTGAAAGACGTGGTCGGGAGAAAGTTTGAGGGGATGACTGCGCAGTCGAAGATGCAGGTCGGGCGGTCGATTTGGAGCTGGAGGTCGTCGGGCCAGCTTTGAGATGCGAAAGCGGGTGTAGACCAGGGCGATGAGAGTCGCTTGTCATCTCATCGTAGTGTAAATAATTCTCGGAAGAAAATATCACATACGGTGAGGAATGTCTGAGACAAGAAAGAGTTGGAGTTGGTCAACGGCGACGGATAGGATGACGATGGTATCCATATAGGGCAGTTAGGGCATAGGGCTGTGAGCTGGCAATCGATAAGGCTTATCAGGACTTCCCCTCATAATGCATAGATAGAAGCCAGAAAACATTGCGCATCAAGGACTTCAGTATGGCAGAGACACCTACCCCCATCCCCCTGTGGTTGGATTGCGATCCTGGTTCGTAGGACCCTCTCCCTTCAAGCTAATTCTGGTACTGACAGCATTGTTCTAGGTCACGATGTGAGTTATCTTCCGGCATATGAGCGCGTACGGTTGGTTCTTAACAACAGAGCTCTCTGCTCTATAGGACGCATTTGCAATCCTGATTGCTGCTCATCACCCGTATTTGAACCTTCTGGGCATTACAACCATCCATGGCAATGCATCTTTGGAGAATACCACCGCCAACGCCGGCAGCATTCTCGAAGCCATTGGCCGTCCAGAAATCCCTGTCTATCCAGGCAGTAAGAAGCCTTTCTGTCGACCTGCTATCCATGCCCCAAACATTCATGGTACGAAAATCTGGTCCATCTTGGCTCATCGGCTGTTAACTAATGTTGTCTAGGCGACTCGGGTCTCGACGGCACGGATCTTCTGCCAAAGGCTACGGTGCCACCGATTACGGACAAGAATCCTATACTTGCCATGCGCGATGCGCTTCTCGCGCAGCCCAAGGGAACTCCGTGGGTGGTCGCAACCGGAACCCTTACTAACGTCGCTCTCCTTTTTGCGACATTCCCTGAAGTGGCAGAGCATATTCAAGGTCTGACTATTATGGGAGGTGGGGTTGGGAATGGATTCACCAGTGCTCCCATGAGCAGATTGCCGGGAGAACATACAAGGATCGGGAACATTACTCCATATGCGGAGTTCAATATCTACGTACGTACTGCCCTTTCCATCCCCTTCCGTTAGTCACTAACGTTGCGATGCAGTGTGATCCAGAGGCTTCCCAGTCCATCTTCAGCAATCCCATCGTAGCCCCTAAGACCGCTATCATGGCTCTCGACCTGACACACCAGGTCCTCGCTTCTCCTACTGTGCAATCACGCGTCCTGCACGGATCGGACGACCAATCAGCGCCCCCAACCGTTCTTCGTCGACTCTACCAtgatctccttgtcttctTCGCCGCGACCTACGACACTGTTTTTGGTCTGAGCTCAGGACCTCCATTACACGACCCTCTTGCTGTTGCGGCAGTCTTGTCAAACTTCAACCCTGTATTTGCAAGCCTGCATCCGGACAAGGTTATAAAGTTCGACGATAACGGTGGAGAGCGGTTTTCCGTTCAGATCGTGACGGATGGACTCCATGGGACGGATGTGGCCACCACGGGCGAACTTGGCCGCTCCATTGCTGCGCCCGCGGAAGTAAAGGGGGTTGCTATCCCGAGGGGAGTGGACTTGGATGCTTTTTGGAATCTGATTCTGGAGTGTCTCCAGCGGGCAGATGATCACAACGCTGCCCGGAAGGCGTGATTTATTACTCAGTACATAACATCTCTCGTTAATGTCTGATCACGATTACTATAGCTATCTAGAGCCTACCACTCCCTGATACTACCATCAGGGCCATAGAATTCCTTACAGGGCCAAGGCTGCGTAGTCTGCGCAACACGCCGCACTACCTCCTCATCAACCTCAATACCCAATCCAGGCCGCGTCAACGCCTCAATATACCCATCTTTGACCTCGAACACAGTGGCATCCTTCACATAACTCGTGATATCATACTCACCCGCCTCGAGGTTATAGTGCATACCAACACTCATCTCCTGAATGACAAAGTTCGGCGTATTTAGATCGCACTGAATACATGCCGCCAACGCGATAGGTCCCAACGGACAATGCGGCGCAATTGCAACATCATACGTCTCCGCCATAGACGCAATCCGCCGCATCTCCGAAATCCCACCACAGTGACTGATATCCGGCTGGAGGACATCAATGCTCGCATCCTCCAGGAACCGCTTCACGTCCCAGCGACTGTACAACCGCTCACCCAGAGCAATGGGGCACGAAACCTGAGTACTCAACAACTTAATCGCCTCAGAGTGTTCAGAAAGCAACGGCTCCTCGATAAACAGCGGCCGGTGTGGCTCAAGCGCCTTCGCCAACTGCTTCGCCATGGGTTTATGCAAGCGCCCGTGGAAATCCAGCGCCGCGTCCAGACCCAGCGCTTTAACGGTCTTCAAACGCTCAACGCTGGAATCCAGAGCGTGCGGTGAATCCAGCCAGTTGATGTCCTCGGTGGCGTTCATCTTGATGGCTTTGAAACCCTGCGCTAAGCGGGCCTTTCCCGCGGCCTCCACATCGGCTGGCCGGTCCCCGCCTATCCACGAGTAGACGGAGACCTTGGTGCGGAGTCTTCCGCCTAGGAGCTGGTAGATCGGGACGCCCAGACGACGGCCCTTGAGGTCCCAGAGGGCAATGTCGATGCCAGAGATGGCGGACATGAAGACCGGACCGCCGCGGTAGAAACCGAGACGCCAGACCATTTGCCAGATGTGTTCAATGTTGCTAATGCCCATTAGTGTCTTTCCATGATTGGTTCTGGTATTGTGACTTACTCTGCCTCATAGCCTTGGAAGCGCTTGCTCAACGAGTTGAGGGTTCCCTCAATGGCCTCCGTGTGCCCTTCGAGCGTACTCTCGCCCCATCCATACTGACCTTCATCGTCTGTAACTTTGACGAAGATCCATCTGGGGAGGACACGGAAGTATTCAATGGACTTGATCTTGGCCATGTTGGgtatactccggagtattgTAGTAGTATGTTGTGATGCGGGGGAAACGGAGATGAAGTCCGGGGCAGAACAGAGGAATCTGGGATACCTTATATAGTCCTCTCTATGTTAATATCGAAAACCGGTAGAATGTCGGAGTTGCTCCGCTTTATGCGTGTATTCAGCCGAATTACCGACGTCTTCTCATTCCATTCGTATAGAGTAGAGAATACCTCCGGTGTGTGGGATGCCATGGAGATGATAGTCACCGCGCGTAAAGTCCAGTAATAATGACGAGTCCAATCAATTTCTGGAAAGTATAGGAATTACCGTAAAAAAGTAATAGCCTTGTTATCAGGTGCCCTATACAATGGGCAAAGTGCATTTtgaatagcttcaaaacGTCCTATTCTGGCCATGTCTGTTCTTGGCGCACTCTCTTGCATTGCCACTCAGCCTCAACTCcaattcttctcttcttctttatCTCCTTTGCAACAAGAACCAATTTCAAATACAACCAGGAGTTTAGCGAAATCTCAAGTCATGACTCTCGCAACTGCGGTGTGTGTTTGTTATTATCAATCCGGCTGAGAGGAGCTCTTCAATCGCCCACTTCCCATCAACCGCCGTTCATCTGATCTTTCGAGTTTCTCCTCCTCAGTCTTTCTCTTAACCTCTTCTACTTTCTTCATATTCTCTATTTCCATCCTTTTATACCAATTATTGCCGCAACTACCTATTCTTATCGCATATTCTCTATCGCTgtcgccatcgccatcgcATGCATCCGTCGCCACCAAACTCCCTCCGCTGGTTTACCTCCGCAGGAACAACATCGTAGGAGAAGAAGATCATGCCTCCTGCCAACTCTCCGTCGGTAAGGGCGCCTCAGAATCCATATCCTTGTTCTGTTACTGTCTAAGCGGCTTCTTATTTCTGTTTGCCTGCGCGTTTATATATTGCTTTTTGTTCCTTGCCCCTGACCTCCACAAAATGCAGCAAGATACCCCCGCTTTATCGCCCGCGGCTCCAGCATCGTCGTCTTTGTCGTTTCAACAGTCAAGCTCTGTTCCGATCCCTATCTCGACCCTTCCTACCCCGGCCATCGATAACGATGCCCACGATGATAACGTGAGTTTCCTCCGGTCTCGCGTGCGCTCCTCCCCggactcttcttcctcgctaAGTCGCCAACGCCGGCGgcgacagcaacaacagcacaaTATCTCCGAGTTTGATCCAGATCCCATGGATGTCGATGGCCCGCGCACATCGTCAGAGTTTAGCCGCCGGATACCTATCGTGCGACGCCAACGGGACGAATCGAACCATATGCCGAACTACGAAGGACGGAGTACAAACGTACGGTCGCTTTACGGATGGGCCCCTGGgtcggaggaggatgagcagAACGATGAACCGGCCTACGATCCGCTGCCAGAAGGTTTTTCGTCGTGGTTTGGCCGGCTATCAGATCGCCAACCTGGGCATAGACATCATGCGCGAGAGCGAGAGCGAGAGCGAGACTCGGTCGTCGCTCGAACGTTTGCCGAGGGCGTTGCAGAAGGGGATCGCCACCGGATAGACCCTTCCACGTCGATGGCAGAAGCTTTGTTACAGTCGGTTAGACGACAACCACGCTTTTCACGGACTCGCACACTTCAGAATTATCTTCTTGACCGGGAACGAGCAGATCGGGATGCAGAGGAGAGTCGAGAACGCCAGGGACCGACGCCGAGGGCATATCGATTTCTCCCAACGAGTCGTGAAACACATCGAATCCTCACACACAATGATCTGCGTGCGCGGATCAGTGCCCACCGGCAAATGCATCTAGATAACCCACCCAGCCCGCGGTTAACAGAGACGATCAAGTACCTTGAGCGCCTGCGGGACTCGAGCTCGCTCGAAGAGAGCGTTACTTCTGCAGCCGGAGGAGGGTTTACTCAGTGGGCGTTGGATGACGACGACTTTATCTTAGACATAGGGTCAATACACCCGCCTCCGCATTGCTCCTGGTTAAGACCGGGAATGGTATTCTCAGGGTCACAAAAAGCAGCCGCCACTGGTCCTGGCACTCTCCTTCCACAACGCATATCCAGTCCTCCGCAATCCTCTGCGAATGACCCGATAATCGTGAATGGTAGCAGCGAGAATAGTGGCCGGATAAATGTGTATACCACCAGCGGTCGTCGATATCTAGCCAACACCGTGTACGGTCTTGGGAACAGTAGAGATGAAAATTGGCCAGTGCGAGTCACCATCCATGATATCAATCACGAGGACATGACTTTGTCCGGGACAATGGAAGCCTACAATATTCCCGACAAGACCTCACCTTCTCAGGACGCACACATTGTCACCTTCCTGGAAGGCGAAATTATCGACTTCAACAAGCACACCCTCGAGACCAAAAACTTCAAAGCAGACGCCGAAATCGACAGCACATACTGGCGAGAACTGCAGCCATTCAAAAACCTAACAGACGAAGAAATGACCAGGAACCTCGTGAGCCGGAAGTGGATCACAGAGGAGTTGTCCAAGGGGTGGATCTTGATGCGTTGGAAAGGTGTGCtcccttttccctttctcgTACGTCTGCCTAAGATCTTCAGCGCTAACTACTGTATGTCTTCTAGAACGCTGTTTTATCACCCCCACCGACTCCCGACAAGGCCTCACGATCTTCGGATTCTACTACATCTCCCTCTGCCGAGAGACCGGTCACATCGAGGGCCTCTACTA from Aspergillus chevalieri M1 DNA, chromosome 1, nearly complete sequence includes the following:
- a CDS encoding GID4/VID24 family protein (COG:U;~EggNog:ENOG410PR80;~InterPro:IPR018618;~PFAM:PF09783); translation: MPPANSPSQDTPALSPAAPASSSLSFQQSSSVPIPISTLPTPAIDNDAHDDNVSFLRSRVRSSPDSSSSLSRQRRRRQQQQHNISEFDPDPMDVDGPRTSSEFSRRIPIVRRQRDESNHMPNYEGRSTNVRSLYGWAPGSEEDEQNDEPAYDPLPEGFSSWFGRLSDRQPGHRHHARERERERDSVVARTFAEGVAEGDRHRIDPSTSMAEALLQSVRRQPRFSRTRTLQNYLLDRERADRDAEESRERQGPTPRAYRFLPTSRETHRILTHNDLRARISAHRQMHLDNPPSPRLTETIKYLERLRDSSSLEESVTSAAGGGFTQWALDDDDFILDIGSIHPPPHCSWLRPGMVFSGSQKAAATGPGTLLPQRISSPPQSSANDPIIVNGSSENSGRINVYTTSGRRYLANTVYGLGNSRDENWPVRVTIHDINHEDMTLSGTMEAYNIPDKTSPSQDAHIVTFLEGEIIDFNKHTLETKNFKADAEIDSTYWRELQPFKNLTDEEMTRNLVSRKWITEELSKGWILMRWKERCFITPTDSRQGLTIFGFYYISLCRETGHIEGLYYDPGSSPYQQLSLKPEDTKMVFPSYQFR
- a CDS encoding uncharacterized protein (COG:M;~EggNog:ENOG410PGZH;~InterPro:IPR029065,IPR034593,IPR023592,IPR036849, IPR013342,IPR013341,IPR029017,IPR018110;~PFAM:PF13378,PF02746;~go_function: GO:0008869 - galactonate dehydratase activity [Evidence IEA];~go_process: GO:0009063 - cellular amino acid catabolic process [Evidence IEA];~go_process: GO:0034194 - D-galactonate catabolic process [Evidence IEA]), whose product is MAKIKSIEYFRVLPRWIFVKVTDDEGQYGWGESTLEGHTEAIEGTLNSLSKRFQGYEADNIEHIWQMVWRLGFYRGGPVFMSAISGIDIALWDLKGRRLGVPIYQLLGGRLRTKVSVYSWIGGDRPADVEAAGKARLAQGFKAIKMNATEDINWLDSPHALDSSVERLKTVKALGLDAALDFHGRLHKPMAKQLAKALEPHRPLFIEEPLLSEHSEAIKLLSTQVSCPIALGERLYSRWDVKRFLEDASIDVLQPDISHCGGISEMRRIASMAETYDVAIAPHCPLGPIALAACIQCDLNTPNFVIQEMSVGMHYNLEAGEYDITSYVKDATVFEVKDGYIEALTRPGLGIEVDEEVVRRVAQTTQPWPCKEFYGPDGSIREW
- the URH1 gene encoding uridine-cytidine N-ribohydrolase (BUSCO:EOG09262WQX;~COG:F;~EggNog:ENOG410PJG7;~InterPro:IPR023186,IPR036452,IPR001910;~PFAM:PF01156), with product MAETPTPIPLWLDCDPGHDDAFAILIAAHHPYLNLLGITTIHGNASLENTTANAGSILEAIGRPEIPVYPGSKKPFCRPAIHAPNIHGDSGLDGTDLLPKATVPPITDKNPILAMRDALLAQPKGTPWVVATGTLTNVALLFATFPEVAEHIQGLTIMGGGVGNGFTSAPMSRLPGEHTRIGNITPYAEFNIYCDPEASQSIFSNPIVAPKTAIMALDLTHQVLASPTVQSRVLHGSDDQSAPPTVLRRLYHDLLVFFAATYDTVFGLSSGPPLHDPLAVAAVLSNFNPVFASLHPDKVIKFDDNGGERFSVQIVTDGLHGTDVATTGELGRSIAAPAEVKGVAIPRGVDLDAFWNLILECLQRADDHNAARKA
- a CDS encoding PXA domain-containing protein (COG:S;~EggNog:ENOG410PFU3;~InterPro:IPR003114;~PFAM:PF02194;~TransMembrane:1 (o327-347i)): MTSDSHRPGLHPLSHLKAGPTTSSSKSTARPASSTAQSSPQTFSRPRLSKYNSIRDDNLDKINDKTITKLIRRVLCPQANSSSSLEELLPPLTSSNDVDHQLYAIIAIIVKEFIYSWYTKITSDQIFVNELLQVIAHCTRALEQRLRQTDVSQLVLDEIPALVEAHITSYRLAKQQSTPSGLPTSTRTIYHALNPHPGLSPIPDPAHPQSIAEQHENEASYRQLLVYGTLAVLLPTEDLENSCLRTLLGDILADLILGKEVSGRICERWFLWETIAKLVEVSQQKPRHDDKNKAQGQPEDRLRKFGLLSTEEEDRDLSYISQSRISVWIWSVLQYVYVTFLALRFIATGLFRVASRPQSTTSRIKKAYTPSATASPVNQRPVLDFRLFSMVSELLAVPQRMPWLGGLLALFQHLVLAGPGRLGDADSVLDRFLYETIQDYVLTPALLPRLLLASRTALFPVNVPAPQGAEPGRAVQTPLSMHPPTSSAAEGGNTNITNKGNANTSSAENTGPSVLEIAAIRRHCAVSILALIPQPVTRRLFGAAHNSSNNNNRHTISIDNNDQLNGHGYNNGYSGHNGTTNDSQKRQKSEPTVGGSDKEETILIAAIENELLDLLEDEYCNKHLVYSIIETVLVRLVPELGERSVGELLEDRGVLFSSV